The proteins below are encoded in one region of Mycobacterium sp. 3519A:
- a CDS encoding wax ester/triacylglycerol synthase family O-acyltransferase, whose translation MKRLNGMDAMLLYSETPNLHTHTLKVAVVHAAEFDGEFTFDVFRRTIARRLHLLDPLRYRLVDIPWKLHHPMWLQDCPVDLDYHLRRVPVPAPGGRRELDKVIGEIASTPLDRSKPLWEFHFAEGMTDDRFALIGKVHHTLADGVASANLLARLMDLAGPSQDEHDDYPVCEPPTRRRLLWAAQLDHCRNIAALPALLRDAAQGATRVRRRARERDDDADMAKMFKAPPTFLNHIVSPARTFATASLSLADVKETAKHLGVTFNDVVLAMAAGGLRELLLRYDGRADQPILASVPVSTDRSPDRITGNEISGLAVSLPVHIDDPLQRVKLTALAATRAKEDNELLGPRLHGRLMEYLPPPLTPALFRWQSRRASRNKIMNVAVSNVPGPRQRGHIGGAPVSEIYSVGVLSAASAFNMTFWSYVDQLDIAVLSDDRTFNDTHEATDAMIHAFGEIRRACGLADARTVDTAMAPAKAGG comes from the coding sequence GTGAAGCGACTCAACGGCATGGACGCCATGCTGCTGTACAGCGAAACGCCGAATCTGCACACGCACACGCTCAAGGTGGCCGTCGTGCATGCCGCCGAGTTCGACGGCGAGTTCACTTTCGACGTCTTCCGCCGCACCATCGCGCGGCGACTGCACCTGCTGGACCCGCTGCGCTACCGACTCGTCGACATCCCGTGGAAGCTGCACCACCCGATGTGGCTGCAGGACTGCCCGGTCGACCTCGACTACCACCTGCGACGCGTCCCGGTGCCCGCACCCGGCGGGCGCAGAGAGCTCGACAAGGTGATCGGTGAGATCGCCAGCACCCCGTTGGACCGATCGAAACCACTGTGGGAGTTCCATTTCGCCGAAGGCATGACCGACGACCGGTTCGCACTGATCGGCAAGGTGCACCACACACTGGCCGATGGAGTCGCATCGGCCAACCTGCTGGCCAGGCTGATGGACCTGGCAGGCCCGTCGCAGGACGAGCACGACGACTATCCCGTCTGCGAACCGCCCACCAGGCGCCGGTTGCTCTGGGCAGCGCAACTCGACCACTGCCGCAACATCGCCGCATTACCTGCGCTGCTGCGCGATGCGGCGCAGGGGGCGACGCGGGTCCGTCGAAGAGCACGCGAGCGCGACGACGATGCCGATATGGCCAAGATGTTCAAGGCCCCGCCGACGTTCCTCAACCACATCGTCTCCCCCGCACGGACATTCGCAACAGCATCGCTGTCGTTGGCCGACGTCAAGGAGACCGCCAAACACCTCGGCGTCACCTTCAACGACGTCGTGTTGGCGATGGCGGCAGGCGGCCTGCGCGAGTTGCTGCTGCGCTACGACGGACGCGCGGATCAGCCCATCCTCGCCTCCGTCCCCGTCAGCACCGACCGGTCCCCGGACCGGATCACCGGCAACGAGATCAGCGGCCTTGCCGTGTCGCTGCCGGTGCACATCGACGATCCGCTGCAGCGGGTGAAGTTGACCGCCCTCGCGGCGACCAGGGCGAAGGAAGACAACGAGTTGTTGGGACCGCGTCTGCACGGCCGGCTGATGGAGTATCTGCCGCCGCCGCTGACTCCAGCCCTGTTCCGATGGCAGTCGAGACGCGCGTCGCGCAACAAGATCATGAACGTCGCGGTGTCCAACGTGCCGGGGCCGCGACAGCGCGGGCACATCGGCGGCGCGCCGGTCAGCGAAATCTATTCCGTCGGAGTGCTTTCCGCGGCCAGTGCATTCAACATGACGTTCTGGAGCTACGTCGACCAACTCGACATCGCGGTGTTGTCCGATGACCGCACCTTCAACGACACGCACGAGGCGACGGACGCGATGATCCACGCGTTCGGCGAGATCCGCCGCGCGTGCGGACTGGCCGACGCGAGAACCGTCGACACCGCAATGGCCCCTGCGAAGGCAGGCGGCTAA
- a CDS encoding lysophospholipid acyltransferase family protein: protein MSSSRGNQPETAKWDPTFTRQIASRLGPLVKRYFRAEVRGLESIPKAGGALLVSNHSGGMFTPDVLIFAPAFYDAFGFDRPVYTLAHYGVFIANIGDWLRRAGVIEASRENAAKALRDGALVLVFPGGDYDSYRPTFTENVIDFAGRTGYVRTAIQTGVPIVPMVSIGAQETQLFLARGDSIARRLGLTKARMAILPISFGFPFGLSAIFPPNLPLPSKIVTRVLDPIDITAEFGDDPDIDEVDLHVRAVMQQALDELARERRFPVLG from the coding sequence ATGAGCAGCAGCCGGGGGAACCAGCCAGAGACCGCCAAGTGGGACCCGACGTTCACTCGGCAGATCGCCAGTCGACTGGGGCCTTTGGTCAAGCGGTACTTCCGGGCCGAGGTGCGTGGTCTGGAGTCGATCCCGAAGGCCGGTGGGGCGCTGCTGGTCTCGAACCACTCCGGCGGCATGTTCACGCCCGATGTACTGATCTTCGCGCCGGCGTTCTACGACGCGTTCGGATTCGACCGGCCGGTGTACACGCTGGCGCACTACGGCGTGTTCATCGCCAACATCGGGGACTGGTTGCGCCGTGCCGGAGTCATCGAAGCCAGTCGGGAGAACGCGGCCAAGGCATTGCGCGACGGCGCCCTGGTATTGGTGTTCCCCGGCGGTGATTACGACTCGTACCGGCCAACGTTCACGGAGAACGTGATCGACTTCGCCGGCCGCACGGGCTACGTCAGGACCGCCATCCAAACCGGGGTGCCGATCGTGCCGATGGTCTCGATCGGCGCGCAGGAGACCCAATTGTTCCTCGCCAGAGGCGATTCCATTGCCCGTCGGTTGGGTCTGACAAAGGCGCGCATGGCGATATTGCCGATCAGCTTCGGCTTCCCGTTCGGATTGTCGGCGATCTTCCCGCCGAACCTCCCGCTGCCGTCGAAGATCGTCACGCGGGTACTCGATCCCATCGACATCACCGCCGAGTTCGGTGACGACCCGGACATCGACGAGGTGGATTTGCACGTCCGCGCGGTGATGCAGCAGGCGCTCGACGAACTCGCCCGCGAGCGCCGGTTCCCGGTGCTGGGTTAG
- a CDS encoding cytochrome P450: protein MNPYPVFARIREEAPLYYNDKHDFYALSRFDDVNKALIDHETFISGRGALLEIIKSGMEIPPGTLIFEDPPIHNIHRNLLSRMFTPRKVLALEPQIREFTARCLDPLMGTGRFDFVNDLGEQMPMRVIGMLLGIPEEDQRRVTDHGEATLQNKEVELLATGEVFAEFIDYRTEHPSDDIMTDLLNAEFTDETGTLRRLRRDELLMYLTVVATAGAETTTRLIGWAGKTLAEHPDQRRELAENPALIPQAIEEILRWEPPALQIARYVTRDVEYHGQTVPEGSAMLMLVGAANRDHRRFPPDGDVFDIHREQHSHMTFGAGTHFCMGNALARLEGRIALEEILKRFPTWEVDWPNARPSQTTAVRGWESMPTFI from the coding sequence ATGAACCCGTACCCGGTGTTCGCCCGCATCCGCGAAGAAGCGCCGCTGTACTACAACGACAAGCACGACTTCTACGCATTGAGTCGTTTCGACGATGTCAACAAAGCGCTCATCGACCACGAGACATTCATCTCCGGCCGCGGCGCGTTGCTCGAGATCATCAAGTCCGGCATGGAAATCCCGCCCGGCACATTGATTTTCGAGGATCCGCCGATCCACAACATCCACCGCAACCTACTGTCGCGGATGTTCACCCCCCGCAAGGTGCTAGCCCTGGAACCACAGATCCGTGAGTTCACCGCCCGGTGCCTGGACCCGCTGATGGGCACGGGCCGTTTCGATTTCGTCAACGACCTCGGTGAGCAGATGCCCATGCGGGTGATCGGGATGCTGCTCGGCATTCCGGAAGAAGACCAGCGCCGGGTCACCGACCACGGTGAAGCCACCCTGCAGAACAAGGAAGTGGAACTGCTGGCCACCGGCGAGGTGTTCGCCGAGTTCATCGACTATCGCACCGAGCACCCCTCTGACGACATCATGACCGATCTGCTCAATGCCGAATTCACCGACGAGACCGGCACTTTGCGGCGACTACGGCGCGACGAACTGCTGATGTACCTGACCGTCGTCGCCACGGCGGGCGCAGAAACCACCACCCGGCTGATCGGCTGGGCAGGCAAGACGTTGGCCGAACACCCCGACCAACGTCGCGAACTGGCCGAGAATCCCGCGCTGATCCCACAGGCGATCGAGGAGATCCTGCGCTGGGAACCGCCCGCGCTCCAGATCGCGCGATACGTCACCCGCGATGTCGAGTACCACGGTCAGACGGTGCCGGAAGGATCCGCAATGCTGATGCTGGTCGGTGCCGCCAACCGTGACCACCGCCGCTTCCCGCCGGACGGCGACGTGTTCGACATTCATCGAGAGCAGCACTCGCACATGACATTCGGGGCTGGGACTCACTTCTGCATGGGCAATGCGCTGGCCCGTCTCGAGGGCCGTATCGCGCTCGAGGAGATTCTCAAGAGGTTCCCGACCTGGGAGGTGGACTGGCCGAACGCTCGTCCGTCGCAGACGACCGCCGTCCGCGGCTGGGAGTCCATGCCCACTTTCATTTGA
- a CDS encoding mycofactocin-coupled SDR family oxidoreductase, which translates to MAGRVEGKVAFITGAARGQGRAHAVRLAQEGADIIAVDICKKIDTVDLIAASTPEDLAETADLVKGHNRRIYTAEVDVRDYDALKAAVDTGVEQLGRLDIIVANAGIGNGGQTLDKTSETDWTAMIDINLGGVWKTVKAGVPHILEGGRGGSIILTSSVGGLKAYPHTGHYVAAKHGVVGLMRTFAVELGAQNIRVNSVHPTNVNTPLFMNEPTMKLFRPDLENPGPDDMKVVGQLMHTLPIGWVEPEDIANAVLFLASDEARYITGVTLPVDGGSCLK; encoded by the coding sequence ATGGCAGGACGTGTAGAGGGCAAGGTCGCTTTCATCACCGGTGCGGCACGTGGGCAGGGCCGCGCGCATGCGGTGCGGTTGGCCCAGGAGGGCGCCGACATCATCGCCGTCGACATCTGCAAGAAGATCGACACCGTCGACCTGATCGCCGCCTCCACGCCGGAGGATCTGGCCGAGACCGCCGATCTGGTCAAGGGCCACAACCGGCGTATCTATACCGCCGAGGTCGACGTCCGCGACTACGACGCGCTCAAAGCCGCCGTCGACACCGGCGTCGAACAACTCGGCCGCCTCGACATCATCGTGGCCAACGCGGGCATCGGCAACGGCGGCCAAACCCTGGACAAGACCAGCGAAACCGACTGGACCGCCATGATCGACATCAACCTGGGCGGGGTATGGAAGACCGTGAAAGCCGGTGTGCCACACATCCTCGAGGGCGGGCGCGGCGGCTCCATAATCTTGACCAGCTCAGTGGGTGGGCTCAAGGCCTACCCGCACACCGGCCACTACGTCGCGGCCAAACATGGTGTGGTGGGCCTGATGCGCACCTTCGCCGTCGAACTCGGTGCGCAGAACATCCGGGTCAACTCGGTGCACCCGACCAACGTGAACACCCCGCTGTTCATGAACGAACCCACCATGAAACTGTTCCGCCCCGACCTGGAGAACCCGGGCCCCGACGACATGAAGGTCGTCGGCCAGCTGATGCACACGCTGCCGATCGGCTGGGTCGAGCCCGAGGACATCGCCAACGCGGTGCTGTTCCTGGCATCCGACGAAGCCCGCTACATCACCGGCGTCACCCTGCCGGTCGACGGGGGCAGCTGCCTCAAATAA
- a CDS encoding TetR/AcrR family transcriptional regulator: MTSPSEEPAWKQRAVERSIKTAKLRAAQRVQRFLDAAQAIIIEKGSTDFTVQEVVDRSRQSLRSFYLQFDGKHELLLALFEDALSRSADQIRAATSSQKDPLERLKVAVQLLFESSRPDPTAKRPLFTDFAPRLLVSHPSEVNIAHAPLLALLTELMEAAAEAGQLRQGINPKRMAAMTMQTVMFVSQHSGEPEDGAGHPITADEVWDFCSHGFAAS; the protein is encoded by the coding sequence GTGACCAGTCCCAGCGAAGAACCCGCCTGGAAGCAACGCGCGGTCGAGCGATCGATCAAGACAGCGAAGCTCCGGGCCGCACAGCGCGTTCAGCGGTTCCTCGACGCCGCCCAGGCGATCATCATCGAAAAGGGCAGCACCGACTTCACCGTCCAAGAGGTCGTCGACCGTTCGCGGCAGTCCCTACGCAGCTTCTACCTGCAGTTTGATGGTAAGCACGAACTGCTGCTCGCGTTGTTCGAGGACGCTCTGAGTCGCTCCGCCGATCAGATCCGGGCCGCCACATCGAGCCAGAAAGACCCCCTCGAACGCCTCAAAGTCGCCGTCCAGCTGCTGTTCGAGTCCTCGCGGCCCGACCCGACGGCAAAGCGGCCGCTGTTCACCGACTTCGCACCCCGGCTACTTGTCTCCCATCCGTCCGAGGTCAACATCGCCCACGCACCGCTGTTGGCGCTGCTCACCGAGCTGATGGAAGCGGCGGCCGAGGCCGGCCAATTGCGCCAGGGCATCAATCCCAAGCGGATGGCCGCGATGACGATGCAGACCGTGATGTTCGTCTCGCAGCACAGCGGCGAGCCTGAGGACGGCGCCGGCCACCCGATCACCGCGGACGAAGTCTGGGACTTCTGCTCCCACGGATTCGCCGCCAGCTAG
- a CDS encoding acyl-CoA dehydrogenase family protein — MQLTFDADVEAFRAEFAAFLDEHLPSEAEALARSRSSSHVPQWARRWQRLMFDHGWLLPGYPPEFGGRNATLLQQYVHQEELARRRVYLTFNPQGVGIISASLISFGTPEQQQRWAVPILRAEMTASLGMSEPGAGSDLASLRTRAESDGDHFVVNGQKVWTSGAHDADVLLTFVRTDPNAAKHKGISALMIPTDLPGVVRRPFASACDRDDLDFNEVFFNDVRVPAENLVGPLNEGWRVASGSLGHERNMLWLSYADRLQELVEDFRPATALNRDRYATLVMDNQALRLMGSIALARAARGDEDPAALSVLKLFGSEASQTASEHAMSASRADALVHPAMSGPYSAHHLDLYRSGWFERYVRSFGGTIAGGTSEIQRNIIAQRGLGLPRN; from the coding sequence GTGCAATTGACCTTCGACGCTGACGTCGAGGCCTTCCGCGCGGAGTTCGCGGCCTTCCTGGACGAGCACCTTCCCTCCGAGGCCGAGGCGCTGGCGCGGTCGCGATCGAGCAGTCACGTGCCGCAGTGGGCGCGGCGCTGGCAACGGTTGATGTTCGACCACGGCTGGTTGTTGCCCGGCTATCCACCCGAGTTCGGCGGCCGAAACGCAACGTTGTTGCAGCAGTACGTGCACCAGGAAGAACTGGCACGTCGCCGCGTATATCTGACGTTCAATCCGCAGGGCGTCGGCATCATCTCCGCGTCGCTGATCTCCTTCGGCACGCCGGAACAACAACAACGGTGGGCGGTGCCCATCCTGCGCGCGGAGATGACGGCCTCGCTGGGGATGAGCGAACCCGGGGCGGGCTCCGATCTGGCGTCGCTGCGCACGCGGGCCGAGTCAGACGGCGACCACTTCGTCGTCAACGGGCAGAAGGTGTGGACGTCGGGTGCCCACGACGCGGATGTGCTGCTGACTTTTGTTCGCACCGATCCGAATGCCGCCAAGCACAAGGGGATCAGCGCACTGATGATTCCGACGGACCTACCCGGTGTGGTCCGTCGCCCGTTCGCGTCCGCGTGCGACCGCGACGATCTGGACTTCAACGAGGTCTTCTTCAACGACGTGCGGGTGCCCGCCGAGAATCTGGTCGGACCGCTGAACGAGGGCTGGCGGGTGGCCAGCGGCTCGCTGGGGCACGAACGAAACATGTTGTGGCTGAGTTACGCCGACCGACTGCAGGAGTTGGTGGAGGACTTCCGGCCGGCCACTGCCCTCAACCGTGACCGGTACGCCACGCTGGTGATGGACAACCAGGCGTTGCGGTTGATGGGGTCGATCGCGTTGGCGCGCGCGGCGCGCGGCGACGAGGATCCCGCCGCGCTGTCGGTGCTCAAGCTGTTCGGGTCGGAAGCCTCACAGACGGCGTCCGAACACGCTATGAGCGCCTCGCGCGCTGACGCCCTGGTGCATCCCGCGATGTCGGGCCCGTACAGCGCGCACCATCTCGACTTGTACCGCAGCGGCTGGTTCGAGCGCTACGTCCGGTCATTCGGCGGCACCATCGCCGGCGGCACTTCGGAAATCCAGCGAAACATCATCGCCCAGCGAGGGCTGGGCTTGCCCCGAAATTGA
- a CDS encoding acyl-CoA thioesterase II: MSDLWPDLLACLDLDPVTGGDGVTEFEGRNQQLEYHRIFGGQLLAQFIRIASTVCPDKVVKSQHAVFAREGTADEPVRYQATRHHEGRSFATVTITARQSRGVVATSSVCMHVVEDGPSRQSVADAPEVLGPEHRIALDLIPWESRTTVDLNATTTGPPEFEVWMRTPAVDTDLAQALAAYSTDLTLIGTALRPMAGVSQRGNGTWFTSAVTSHTMWFHRPFRTDSWFLLRQHSPVLAHGRSFGRGDILTEDGTLVASYGQEALLRFPGE, encoded by the coding sequence GTGTCCGATCTCTGGCCCGATCTGCTCGCGTGCCTTGATCTTGACCCGGTCACCGGCGGCGACGGGGTCACCGAGTTCGAGGGCCGCAATCAGCAGCTGGAATACCACCGGATTTTCGGCGGGCAACTGCTCGCACAGTTCATCCGGATCGCGTCGACGGTATGTCCGGACAAGGTCGTCAAGTCACAGCACGCGGTGTTCGCCCGCGAAGGCACCGCCGACGAACCCGTCCGCTATCAGGCCACCCGGCACCACGAGGGCCGCTCTTTCGCCACCGTGACCATCACCGCCCGGCAGAGCCGCGGGGTGGTCGCGACATCGTCGGTCTGCATGCACGTCGTGGAGGACGGCCCGTCCCGCCAATCCGTCGCCGACGCACCCGAAGTCCTGGGCCCCGAGCATCGAATCGCGCTCGACCTCATCCCGTGGGAAAGCCGAACGACGGTGGACCTCAACGCCACAACGACCGGTCCGCCGGAGTTCGAAGTGTGGATGCGCACGCCCGCCGTTGACACGGACCTGGCGCAGGCGCTGGCCGCCTACAGCACCGACCTCACTCTCATCGGCACGGCCCTGCGGCCGATGGCCGGGGTCAGCCAGCGCGGCAACGGAACATGGTTCACCTCCGCGGTCACGTCCCACACCATGTGGTTTCATCGCCCCTTCCGCACGGATTCCTGGTTCCTGCTGCGGCAGCACAGCCCGGTGCTGGCGCACGGGCGCAGCTTCGGCAGGGGCGACATCCTGACCGAGGACGGCACACTGGTCGCCTCCTACGGCCAGGAAGCCCTCCTGCGTTTCCCAGGCGAATAG
- a CDS encoding acyl-CoA dehydrogenase family protein — protein sequence MTGDLYDPVAFRTALREWLNENDLTPPPGDDSLDAHQTQHLRVLKALYDAGWMRYGWPESAGGLGGPDILRAIVGEEIVGRGIDHPGPYSMLDVLTPTMIDYARPELAAEMVPRLLSGEESWCQGFSEPGSGSDLASLSTRAIQDGDQWIVNGQKVWTSFAQYATRCILLTRTGDADTPNHEALTAFFVDLDSPGVTVRPLRTMHDVDEFCEVYFDDVAVPANRMLGNPGDGWRLAMDLLPYERSTCFWQRVAYLYSRFDALIDEVKRQGQSVDSDLGETYLALHTLRCRSRATQHRLGDGHKLGPDTSIDKVLLGSAEQRLFDTARDLLPGAVELDETPWRTEYLYSRAATIYGGTAEVQRNIIARRLLDLGKE from the coding sequence ATGACGGGCGACCTGTACGACCCCGTCGCATTCCGCACCGCACTAAGGGAATGGCTCAACGAGAACGACCTCACTCCCCCGCCGGGTGACGACTCCCTCGACGCGCACCAGACACAGCACCTTCGCGTGCTGAAGGCGTTGTACGACGCGGGTTGGATGCGGTACGGCTGGCCGGAATCGGCAGGCGGCCTGGGCGGCCCCGACATCCTGCGCGCGATCGTCGGCGAAGAGATCGTCGGACGCGGAATCGACCATCCCGGGCCGTATTCGATGCTCGACGTGCTGACCCCGACAATGATCGACTACGCGCGGCCGGAATTGGCCGCCGAGATGGTGCCGCGGCTGCTGTCCGGCGAGGAATCGTGGTGTCAAGGCTTCTCCGAACCGGGCTCCGGCAGCGATCTGGCGTCGCTGAGCACCCGCGCCATCCAAGACGGCGATCAGTGGATCGTCAACGGCCAGAAGGTGTGGACCAGCTTCGCCCAGTACGCCACCCGGTGCATCCTGCTGACCCGCACCGGTGACGCAGACACCCCCAACCACGAGGCACTCACCGCGTTCTTCGTCGATCTGGACAGTCCCGGCGTCACGGTGCGTCCATTGCGCACCATGCACGACGTCGACGAGTTCTGCGAGGTGTACTTCGACGACGTGGCGGTGCCCGCGAACCGGATGCTCGGCAACCCCGGCGACGGTTGGCGGCTGGCCATGGATTTGCTGCCCTACGAGCGCTCGACGTGCTTCTGGCAGCGCGTCGCGTACCTCTACTCGCGGTTCGACGCGCTGATCGACGAGGTGAAACGGCAAGGGCAGAGCGTGGATTCGGATCTGGGCGAGACGTATCTGGCGCTGCACACCCTGCGCTGCCGGTCCAGGGCCACCCAGCACCGACTCGGCGACGGCCACAAGCTCGGTCCCGACACCTCGATCGACAAGGTGTTACTGGGCAGCGCAGAACAGCGACTCTTCGACACCGCGCGCGATCTGCTGCCCGGCGCCGTTGAACTCGACGAAACCCCATGGCGCACCGAGTATCTGTACTCGCGGGCGGCCACCATCTACGGCGGCACCGCCGAAGTGCAGCGCAACATCATCGCCCGCCGACTGCTGGACCTCGGGAAGGAGTGA
- a CDS encoding nuclear transport factor 2 family protein — MSSRIEDLVEIQQTLAKYAVTITQGDIDGLISVFTPDGTYSAFGSTYTLARFPELVDAAPKGLFMTGTALINLDPDDPDAATGTQPLCFIEHSKHDMRIGYYNDTYVRTEDGWRLKTRAMTFIRRSGDHDSGRPHAIGRPEAG; from the coding sequence ATGAGCAGTCGAATTGAGGATCTGGTCGAGATCCAGCAGACCCTCGCCAAGTACGCGGTGACGATCACGCAGGGCGATATCGACGGGCTGATTTCGGTGTTCACCCCAGACGGCACCTACAGTGCGTTCGGCTCCACCTATACGCTGGCCCGCTTCCCCGAACTGGTCGACGCCGCGCCCAAGGGGTTGTTCATGACGGGCACCGCGCTGATCAACCTCGATCCCGACGACCCGGACGCCGCCACCGGAACCCAACCGCTGTGCTTCATCGAACACTCCAAGCACGACATGCGCATCGGCTATTACAACGACACCTACGTCCGCACCGAAGACGGCTGGCGGCTGAAAACCCGTGCCATGACCTTCATTCGGCGTAGCGGCGACCACGACTCCGGCCGCCCCCACGCGATCGGTAGGCCGGAAGCAGGATGA
- a CDS encoding enoyl-CoA hydratase has product MYIDYEVADRIGTITLNRPEAANAQNPELLDELDAAWTRAAEDPDVAVIILRANGKHFSAGHDLRGGGPVPDKITLDFIIQHEAKRYLEYTLRWRNVPKPSIAAVQGRCISGGLLLCWPCDLIIAADDAQFSDPVVLMGIGGVEYHGHTWELGPRKAKEILFTGRSMTAEEVLSTGMVNRVVSRAELDSETRALAEQIAKMPPFALRQAKRAVNQTLDVQGFYAAIQSVFDIHQTGHGNALSVGGWPVLVNLDEMKANIK; this is encoded by the coding sequence GTGTACATCGACTACGAGGTCGCCGATCGCATCGGCACCATCACACTGAACCGGCCGGAAGCCGCCAACGCGCAGAATCCGGAACTGCTCGACGAACTCGACGCCGCCTGGACCCGCGCTGCCGAGGACCCCGATGTCGCGGTGATCATCCTGCGCGCCAACGGAAAGCACTTCTCTGCGGGACATGATCTGCGGGGCGGCGGGCCGGTGCCGGACAAGATCACGCTCGACTTCATCATCCAGCACGAGGCCAAGCGGTATCTCGAGTACACCCTGCGTTGGCGTAACGTCCCCAAGCCGTCGATCGCCGCGGTCCAGGGCCGGTGCATCTCAGGTGGACTGCTGTTGTGCTGGCCGTGTGACCTGATCATCGCCGCCGACGACGCGCAGTTCTCCGACCCGGTCGTGCTGATGGGCATCGGCGGCGTCGAATATCACGGGCATACTTGGGAATTGGGGCCGCGAAAGGCGAAGGAGATCCTGTTCACCGGCCGCTCGATGACAGCCGAAGAGGTGCTGAGCACCGGCATGGTCAACCGTGTCGTGTCGCGGGCCGAGCTCGATTCCGAGACCCGCGCCTTGGCCGAGCAGATCGCCAAGATGCCGCCGTTCGCGCTGCGCCAGGCCAAGCGCGCCGTCAACCAGACTCTTGATGTGCAGGGGTTCTACGCGGCCATCCAGTCGGTGTTCGACATTCACCAGACCGGCCACGGCAACGCGCTGAGTGTCGGCGGGTGGCCGGTGTTGGTGAACCTCGACGAGATGAAGGCCAACATCAAATAG
- a CDS encoding acyl-CoA dehydrogenase family protein, translated as MLSASGTDLDAALADMGWADMLSDMPDAAIPLVFRLLGETGSHASVINDVLLETIGGLPGGTPPMPYAGGGWVVWERSNSVDSTLGGLPLRRVPDGELMRMGEARRALGWWLVGSARAMLSLARQHALDRVQFGRPIASFQAVRHRLAETLVAIEGAEATLILPGTESPDLSAMLAKAAAGKAALTAARHCQQVLGGIGFTAEHDLHRHVKRALVIDGLLGSAKELTRRAGAGLRARGSAPRLAEL; from the coding sequence ATGCTCTCAGCGTCCGGCACCGATCTGGATGCCGCCCTGGCGGACATGGGCTGGGCCGACATGCTGTCCGACATGCCGGACGCAGCGATCCCGCTGGTGTTCCGGCTGCTCGGCGAAACCGGTTCGCACGCTTCGGTTATCAACGACGTGCTGCTCGAGACCATCGGCGGTCTGCCCGGCGGGACACCGCCCATGCCGTACGCCGGCGGCGGATGGGTGGTGTGGGAACGCTCGAACAGCGTCGACTCGACACTTGGCGGGCTGCCGCTACGACGCGTGCCCGACGGCGAGTTGATGCGGATGGGCGAAGCCCGCCGGGCGCTGGGCTGGTGGCTGGTGGGCTCGGCGAGGGCGATGCTGAGCCTGGCCCGCCAGCACGCGCTCGACCGGGTTCAGTTCGGTCGGCCGATCGCGTCGTTCCAAGCGGTCCGGCACAGGCTGGCCGAGACGTTGGTGGCCATCGAGGGCGCAGAAGCGACGCTGATCCTGCCGGGCACAGAGAGTCCCGACCTGAGCGCGATGCTGGCCAAAGCGGCCGCGGGCAAGGCCGCACTGACCGCCGCACGGCACTGCCAGCAGGTGCTCGGCGGCATCGGCTTCACCGCTGAACACGACCTGCACCGGCACGTGAAGCGGGCGCTGGTGATCGACGGATTGCTCGGCAGCGCAAAGGAACTCACCCGCCGGGCCGGGGCGGGGCTGCGGGCGCGCGGATCGGCACCAAGGCTGGCCGAGCTCTAA